A genomic stretch from Hymenobacter psoromatis includes:
- a CDS encoding acyl transferase produces the protein MSFRTSFLGPHYQALTQLANADFAAAALQLFRHQAAHCPPYAAYLAGLGRDPAAVRGVGDIPFLPIEFFKTQEVRTEPAAWQPREVFRSSGTTLQQRSRHLVRDPALYRANAAAIFEAAYGPLTGWTFLALLPSYLEQGESSLVAMVADFAQRSGQAQPAFFLRDHAGLVRALAEAKAQPGRRVLLFGVTYALLDLAAEYGGRAELQDVVVLETGGMKGRRREMIREELHQELQAAFGPAPIHSEYGMTELLSQAYSPGHGLFYCPPQMQVLLRDPADPFSVAADRPEGAINVIDLANVDSCAFIETKDLARRHPDGAFEVLGRLDNSDIRGCSQLV, from the coding sequence ATGAGTTTCCGCACTTCTTTTCTGGGCCCGCACTACCAGGCCCTTACCCAGCTCGCTAACGCCGATTTTGCCGCCGCCGCGCTGCAATTGTTTCGCCACCAGGCGGCGCACTGCCCGCCCTACGCCGCCTACCTGGCCGGCCTGGGCCGCGACCCGGCCGCCGTGCGGGGGGTAGGGGACATTCCGTTTCTGCCCATCGAGTTTTTCAAAACCCAGGAGGTGCGCACCGAGCCGGCCGCCTGGCAGCCGCGGGAGGTGTTTCGCAGCAGCGGCACCACCTTGCAGCAGCGCAGCCGCCACCTCGTGCGCGACCCCGCCCTGTACCGCGCCAACGCGGCCGCCATCTTCGAGGCTGCCTACGGGCCACTCACGGGCTGGACGTTTCTGGCCCTGCTGCCCTCTTATTTAGAGCAAGGCGAGTCGTCCTTAGTGGCGATGGTGGCTGATTTTGCCCAGCGCTCGGGGCAGGCGCAGCCGGCGTTTTTCCTGCGCGACCACGCCGGCCTGGTGCGGGCGCTGGCCGAGGCCAAAGCGCAGCCCGGCCGCCGCGTCCTGCTTTTCGGCGTCACCTACGCCCTGCTCGACCTGGCCGCCGAATATGGGGGTAGGGCTGAATTGCAGGACGTAGTGGTGCTCGAAACCGGCGGCATGAAGGGCCGCCGCCGCGAGATGATTCGCGAGGAGCTGCACCAGGAATTGCAGGCCGCCTTCGGCCCCGCGCCCATCCACTCCGAGTACGGCATGACCGAGCTGCTGAGCCAGGCCTACTCGCCCGGCCACGGCCTCTTCTACTGCCCGCCCCAGATGCAGGTGCTGCTGCGCGACCCCGCCGACCCGTTCTCCGTGGCCGCTGACCGCCCTGAAGGCGCCATCAACGTCATCGACCTGGCCAACGTGGATAGCTGCGCCTTTATCGAAACCAAGGACCTGGCGCGGCGGCATCCTGATGGCGCGTTCGAAGTGCTGGGGCGGCTGGATAACTCGGATATTCGGGGGTGCAGCCAGTTGGTGTAG
- a CDS encoding glyoxalase, whose translation MNPANPAPKITLYTVPAGTRIGHIHLQVTDLPRALAFYHDLLGFEVMLDMGSAAFLSADGYHHHIGLNTWHSKGGRPAPREGVAGLYHAAIVYQDRAGLAAVVKRLLAAGYPLNGASDHGVSEAIYLDDPDGNGLELYWDRPRAEWPTTPDGKLAMYTHPLDLPGLLRLAN comes from the coding sequence ATGAACCCCGCTAACCCCGCTCCCAAAATTACTCTCTACACCGTGCCCGCCGGCACCCGCATTGGCCACATTCACCTGCAAGTCACGGACTTGCCGCGTGCCCTGGCTTTTTACCATGACCTGCTGGGCTTTGAAGTGATGTTGGATATGGGCTCGGCCGCGTTTTTATCGGCCGACGGCTACCACCACCACATCGGGCTTAATACCTGGCACAGCAAAGGTGGCCGCCCGGCCCCGCGCGAGGGGGTAGCGGGCCTCTACCACGCGGCTATTGTATATCAGGACCGGGCTGGGCTGGCAGCCGTAGTGAAGCGCCTGCTGGCGGCGGGCTACCCCCTAAACGGGGCCTCAGACCACGGCGTGAGCGAGGCCATTTACCTCGATGACCCCGATGGCAACGGCCTGGAGCTGTACTGGGACCGCCCCCGCGCCGAGTGGCCCACCACGCCCGACGGCAAGCTGGCCATGTACACCCACCCGCTTGACCTGCCGGGGTTGCTGCGCCTGGCGAACTAA
- a CDS encoding alanine dehydrogenase, translated as MIIGVPKEIKNNENRVGLTPAGVAELRKHGHSLLVQASAGEGSGFADAEYEQAGAKLLPTIADVYGQAEMIIKVKEPIAEEYPLIKENQLLFTYFHFASGEELTHAMIERKAVCLAYETVELPSRALPLLIPMSEVAGRMAPQEGAKYLEKPLKGRGILLGGVPGVKPAHVLVLGAGIVGTQAAKVAAGLGAQVTIMDINLNRLRELDDFMPKNVVTQYSNEYNIREAIKTTDLVVGAVLIPGAKAPHLITRDMLKTMRPGTVLVDVAVDQGGCIETCRPTTHENPTFIIDDVVHYCVANMPGAVPYTSTLALTNATLPYAVKLANLGWQEACRRDGALRLGLNVVHGDVVYQGVAEAWNLPLVDVESVLEGAAV; from the coding sequence ATGATTATCGGCGTTCCGAAGGAAATTAAGAATAATGAAAACCGCGTGGGCCTGACGCCCGCCGGTGTTGCCGAGCTGCGCAAGCACGGCCACTCGCTGCTGGTGCAGGCGAGCGCCGGCGAAGGCTCGGGCTTTGCTGATGCGGAGTATGAGCAGGCGGGTGCCAAGCTGCTGCCGACCATCGCCGACGTGTATGGGCAGGCCGAGATGATTATCAAGGTGAAGGAGCCGATTGCCGAGGAGTACCCGCTCATCAAGGAGAACCAGCTGCTGTTCACCTACTTCCACTTTGCCAGCGGCGAGGAGCTGACCCACGCCATGATTGAGCGCAAGGCTGTGTGCCTCGCTTACGAGACGGTGGAGCTGCCCTCGCGCGCCCTACCCCTGCTCATTCCGATGAGCGAGGTGGCCGGCCGCATGGCCCCGCAGGAAGGCGCGAAATACCTGGAAAAACCCCTTAAAGGCCGCGGCATTCTGCTGGGCGGCGTGCCCGGCGTGAAGCCGGCGCACGTGCTGGTGCTGGGCGCGGGCATCGTGGGCACGCAGGCTGCCAAGGTAGCCGCCGGCCTCGGCGCGCAGGTCACCATCATGGACATCAACCTGAATCGCCTGCGCGAGCTCGACGATTTCATGCCCAAGAACGTGGTGACGCAGTATTCGAACGAGTACAACATTCGCGAAGCCATCAAGACGACCGACCTCGTGGTGGGCGCGGTGCTGATTCCGGGCGCGAAGGCCCCGCACCTCATCACCCGCGACATGCTCAAGACTATGCGCCCCGGCACCGTGCTCGTGGACGTGGCCGTGGACCAGGGCGGCTGCATCGAAACCTGCCGCCCCACGACCCACGAAAACCCGACCTTCATCATCGACGACGTGGTGCACTACTGCGTGGCCAACATGCCGGGTGCCGTGCCCTACACCAGCACGCTGGCCCTCACCAACGCTACCCTGCCCTACGCCGTGAAGCTGGCCAACCTGGGCTGGCAGGAAGCCTGCCGCCGCGATGGGGCCCTGCGCCTCGGCCTCAACGTGGTGCACGGCGACGTGGTGTACCAGGGCGTGGCCGAAGCCTGGAACCTGCCCCTCGTGGACGTGGAATCGGTGCTGGAAGGCGCTGCCGTATAA
- a CDS encoding transposase: protein MSTKIHACVEAQGHGVRLIATAGQAGDSPQTLPLLAELRPGKVLADGAYDSDENRAYCAQQGIEAVIPNRPNRLEPVELDTAAYRERNKIERFFGRLKQYRRLATRYEKTIVSFLAFWHIGAAMDWLK from the coding sequence ATCAGTACCAAAATCCACGCCTGCGTCGAGGCTCAGGGCCACGGCGTGCGCTTGATTGCCACGGCCGGCCAGGCGGGCGACTCGCCGCAAACTTTACCCTTACTGGCGGAGCTGCGGCCGGGCAAAGTACTGGCCGATGGAGCCTACGATAGCGATGAAAACCGGGCTTACTGTGCCCAGCAAGGCATTGAGGCAGTCATTCCGAATCGGCCCAATCGCCTGGAGCCCGTCGAGTTGGACACAGCGGCCTACCGGGAGCGCAATAAAATCGAGCGCTTTTTCGGTCGCCTCAAACAGTACCGCCGCCTGGCCACGCGCTATGAAAAAACCATCGTTTCTTTTCTGGCTTTCTGGCATATTGGAGCAGCGATGGATTGGCTTAAATGA
- a CDS encoding restriction endonuclease subunit R, whose product MQVLDLPPFDHKIRQNSADILEIWDELRRKYVVLTPEEWVRQHVAHYLMTHLGYPRGLLSLERGHRYNQRQKRTDLVALGPDGRPLLLVECKRPSVAITPAVAQQAATYNQTMCAPLLLLSNGLVHYCWSVDFERGANERLAEIPTYAQAIGLAGDEGGRALRP is encoded by the coding sequence ATGCAAGTGCTCGACCTGCCGCCTTTCGACCACAAAATTAGGCAAAATTCCGCGGATATCCTTGAAATATGGGATGAGCTGCGCCGCAAGTACGTGGTGCTGACCCCCGAAGAGTGGGTGCGGCAGCACGTGGCGCATTACCTGATGACTCACCTGGGCTACCCGCGCGGCCTGCTCAGCCTGGAGCGCGGCCACCGCTACAACCAGCGCCAGAAGCGCACCGACCTCGTGGCGCTGGGCCCCGATGGCCGCCCGCTGCTGCTGGTAGAATGCAAGCGCCCCTCGGTGGCCATCACGCCCGCCGTGGCCCAGCAGGCCGCCACCTACAACCAAACTATGTGCGCGCCCTTGCTGCTGCTGAGTAATGGCTTGGTGCACTACTGCTGGAGTGTCGATTTTGAGCGCGGCGCGAACGAGCGTCTGGCCGAAATTCCGACGTATGCGCAGGCCATTGGCTTGGCTGGCGACGAGGGGGGTAGGGCGCTCAGACCTTAA
- a CDS encoding transketolase: MSETLLAPAEALPGTAPLHQSLSRAELLDDYRLGWESRHASLAGRREVFMGKAKFGIFGDGKELPQLAMARAFQNGDFRSGYYRDQTFMVAIGELTWQQYFAQLYAHADPEAEPSTAGRAMNGHFGTRLLDDDGQFKPQTSTKNSSADISPTGGQMPRLVGLAYASKLYRQNPELHQFTDFSVNGNEVAFGTIGNASTSEGVFFEAINAAGVLQIPLLMSVWDDHYGISVPAEYQTTKQSISAILAGFQREGEGQDGFEIFVVRGWDYPALVDTYQRAAAVCRAQHVPVLIHVTEVTQPQGHSTSGSHERYKPKSRLSWEEQHDCLTHFRAYLLAEGVATEDELTQIEKTAAATIKQARTTAWSAFFDPIQQEREEALVILNKMVAEAGEENQLAELVKSLKTNVTPIRADIVRTLRRALRQIRGNRPSAGRRAAQRLLEQCEAENADRYNSYLFSQSEEAVGNIAEVPVEFAADAPLVDGREVLQACFTANFERDPRIFAIGEDVGQIGDVNQAFAGLQEKFGELRVTDTGIRECTIVGQGIGAALRGLRPITEIQYLDYLLYAIQVLSDDVACLQYRTKGGQKAPLIVRTRGHRLEGIWHSGSPIQMILGAIRGMHLCVPRDMTQAAGFYNTLLRSDEPAIVIECLNGYRLKEKLPANIGEFTLPLGRPEVLREGTDLTIVTYGSMCRIVMDAARQLADADISVEVIDVQTLLPFDTDQLIADSLRKTGRVIFADEDVPGGATAYMMQQVLDGQQAYQLLDSSPRCLAAQAHRPPYGSDGDYFSKPNAEDVFDLAYEMMRESDPARFPAIY; the protein is encoded by the coding sequence ATGTCTGAGACGCTGCTTGCCCCGGCCGAAGCCCTCCCCGGCACCGCCCCCCTGCACCAGTCCCTCTCCCGAGCCGAGCTGCTGGACGACTACCGCCTCGGTTGGGAAAGCCGCCACGCCTCGCTGGCCGGCCGCCGCGAGGTGTTTATGGGCAAGGCCAAGTTTGGTATCTTCGGCGATGGCAAGGAGCTGCCGCAGCTGGCGATGGCTCGGGCCTTCCAGAACGGTGATTTCCGGTCCGGCTACTACCGCGACCAAACCTTTATGGTGGCCATCGGGGAGCTGACCTGGCAGCAATATTTTGCCCAGCTCTACGCCCATGCCGACCCCGAAGCCGAACCTAGCACCGCCGGCCGCGCCATGAACGGCCACTTTGGCACCCGCCTGCTCGACGACGACGGCCAGTTCAAGCCCCAGACTTCGACCAAAAATTCCTCAGCCGATATCTCGCCCACCGGCGGCCAGATGCCGCGCCTCGTGGGCCTGGCCTACGCCAGCAAGCTCTACCGTCAAAACCCGGAATTGCACCAGTTTACCGATTTTTCGGTGAATGGCAACGAGGTGGCGTTCGGCACCATTGGCAACGCCAGCACCTCGGAGGGCGTGTTTTTTGAGGCCATAAACGCGGCCGGCGTGCTCCAGATTCCGCTGCTGATGTCGGTGTGGGACGACCACTACGGAATTTCAGTACCCGCTGAATACCAGACCACTAAGCAAAGCATCTCGGCTATTCTGGCCGGCTTCCAGCGCGAGGGTGAGGGCCAGGACGGCTTCGAGATTTTCGTGGTGCGCGGCTGGGACTACCCCGCCCTCGTGGACACCTACCAGCGCGCCGCCGCCGTGTGCCGCGCCCAGCACGTGCCGGTGCTCATCCACGTCACGGAGGTGACGCAGCCGCAGGGCCACAGCACCAGCGGCTCGCACGAGCGCTACAAGCCCAAAAGCCGCCTCAGCTGGGAAGAGCAGCACGATTGCCTGACCCATTTTCGCGCGTACCTGCTCGCGGAGGGGGTAGCGACGGAGGATGAGCTGACGCAGATTGAAAAGACGGCCGCCGCCACCATCAAGCAGGCGCGCACCACGGCGTGGTCGGCGTTTTTCGACCCCATTCAGCAGGAGCGCGAAGAAGCGCTGGTGATTCTGAATAAAATGGTGGCCGAAGCCGGCGAAGAAAATCAGCTGGCTGAGCTGGTTAAGTCGCTGAAAACCAACGTCACGCCCATTCGGGCCGACATTGTGCGGACGCTGCGCCGGGCGCTGCGCCAGATTCGGGGCAACCGGCCCAGCGCCGGCCGCCGCGCCGCCCAGCGCCTGCTGGAGCAGTGCGAGGCCGAAAACGCCGACCGCTACAACTCTTACCTCTTCAGCCAGAGCGAGGAAGCCGTGGGCAATATCGCCGAAGTGCCGGTAGAATTTGCCGCCGACGCGCCTCTGGTTGATGGCCGCGAGGTGCTGCAAGCCTGCTTCACGGCCAACTTCGAGCGCGACCCGCGCATCTTCGCCATCGGCGAGGACGTGGGTCAGATTGGCGACGTGAACCAGGCCTTCGCGGGTTTGCAGGAGAAATTTGGCGAGCTGCGCGTCACCGATACCGGCATTCGCGAATGCACCATCGTGGGGCAGGGCATCGGCGCGGCGCTGCGCGGCCTGCGGCCCATCACCGAGATTCAATACCTTGATTACCTGCTCTATGCCATTCAGGTGCTGAGCGACGACGTGGCCTGCCTGCAATACCGCACCAAGGGCGGCCAGAAGGCCCCGCTCATCGTGCGCACCCGCGGGCACCGCCTGGAAGGCATCTGGCACTCGGGCTCGCCGATTCAGATGATTCTCGGGGCCATCCGGGGCATGCACCTGTGCGTGCCGCGCGACATGACCCAGGCGGCGGGCTTCTACAACACGCTGCTGCGGAGCGACGAACCGGCCATCGTTATTGAGTGCCTCAACGGCTACCGCCTCAAGGAAAAGCTGCCGGCCAACATCGGCGAATTCACCCTACCCCTCGGCCGGCCCGAGGTGCTGCGCGAAGGCACCGACCTCACCATCGTCACCTACGGCTCGATGTGCCGCATCGTCATGGACGCCGCCCGGCAGCTCGCCGACGCCGATATTTCGGTAGAAGTCATTGATGTGCAGACGCTCCTGCCCTTCGATACCGACCAGCTCATTGCCGACAGCCTGCGCAAAACCGGCCGCGTCATCTTCGCCGATGAGGACGTGCCCGGCGGCGCCACGGCCTACATGATGCAGCAGGTGCTCGACGGCCAGCAGGCCTACCAGCTCCTCGACTCGTCGCCGCGCTGCCTCGCCGCCCAAGCCCACCGCCCGCCCTACGGCTCCGACGGCGACTACTTCTCCAAACCCAACGCGGAGGACGTATTTGACCTGGCCTACGAGATGATGCGCGAGTCAGACCCAGCCCGGTTTCCAGCTATTTATTGA
- a CDS encoding amidohydrolase produces MRLLFKLGSALCFGFAFGLASCQPQREAVDLLVTNATVYTVDSTFSKAQAFAVRDGHFVAVGSAADLQGRYKAAQTVDAHGQFIYPGFYDAHCHFYRYALGLRSANLVGAGSWAETVGRLSAQRRQQPTAAWLTGRGWDQNDWPGQRYPTKDTLDRLFPDVPVLIVRVDGHAALVNQKALDLAGVTAATPISGGIIGRDAQGHLTGLLVDNAVKLVAAKIPEPSAAEAEKLLLAGQQNCLAVGLTSLADAGLDREDIERMAALQRAGKLHLRLYAMLNPTPSNKAYYLPKGPFFSDNLTISSFKIYADGALGSRGAVLLAPYTDRPHETGFLLQHPEYYRAIAKELAATKFQMNTHAIGDSSNRLLLDIYGAALAGQTDRRWRIEHAQIVSPQDVHKFGQYHIVPSVQPTHATSDMYWAGERLGPQRLKTAYVYQDLLKQYGQLALGSDFPVEDINPLYGFHAAVARQDAKNFPAGGFQMENALTRQQALRGMTTWAAHAAFEEKRKGQIKPGMLADFVVLDADLLTAPNEKLHDLKVQQTWIGGKRVFNAIP; encoded by the coding sequence ATGCGCCTTCTTTTTAAACTTGGGAGTGCTCTTTGCTTTGGCTTTGCGTTTGGATTAGCGAGCTGCCAGCCTCAGCGTGAGGCGGTTGACTTGCTGGTAACCAATGCCACGGTGTACACGGTTGACTCTACGTTTAGCAAGGCGCAGGCTTTTGCCGTGCGCGACGGGCACTTTGTGGCCGTGGGCAGCGCGGCCGATTTGCAGGGCCGGTATAAGGCGGCGCAGACGGTAGATGCGCATGGGCAGTTTATATATCCCGGCTTTTACGACGCGCATTGCCACTTCTACCGCTACGCGCTGGGCCTGCGCTCAGCTAATCTGGTGGGCGCGGGGTCATGGGCCGAAACGGTGGGCCGCCTCAGTGCGCAGCGGCGGCAGCAGCCCACTGCCGCCTGGCTCACGGGCCGGGGCTGGGACCAGAACGACTGGCCCGGCCAGCGCTACCCCACCAAAGACACCCTGGACCGGCTGTTTCCCGACGTGCCCGTACTCATTGTCCGCGTGGATGGCCACGCGGCGCTCGTCAACCAAAAGGCGCTTGACCTGGCGGGCGTCACGGCCGCTACCCCCATCAGCGGCGGCATCATCGGGCGCGATGCGCAAGGGCACCTCACGGGTTTGCTGGTGGATAACGCCGTGAAGCTAGTCGCGGCCAAAATACCCGAGCCTAGTGCTGCTGAGGCCGAGAAGCTACTGCTGGCCGGCCAGCAAAACTGCCTGGCCGTGGGCCTCACCAGCCTCGCCGACGCGGGCCTCGACCGCGAAGACATCGAGCGCATGGCCGCGTTGCAGCGGGCGGGCAAGTTGCACCTGCGCCTCTACGCCATGCTCAACCCTACCCCCTCTAATAAAGCGTATTACCTGCCCAAGGGGCCATTTTTCAGCGATAATCTGACTATCAGCTCCTTCAAGATATACGCCGATGGGGCGCTGGGCTCGCGCGGGGCGGTGCTGCTGGCCCCCTACACCGACCGGCCGCACGAAACAGGCTTTTTGCTGCAACACCCCGAGTACTACCGGGCAATAGCTAAAGAGCTGGCCGCCACCAAGTTTCAGATGAACACTCACGCCATCGGCGACTCCAGCAACCGGTTGCTGCTCGACATCTACGGGGCGGCGCTGGCCGGGCAAACCGACCGGCGCTGGCGCATCGAGCACGCCCAAATAGTGAGCCCGCAGGATGTGCATAAGTTTGGCCAGTACCACATTGTGCCCTCGGTGCAGCCTACCCACGCTACTTCCGATATGTACTGGGCCGGCGAGCGCCTGGGTCCACAGCGCCTCAAAACGGCCTACGTGTACCAGGATTTGCTGAAGCAATATGGCCAGCTAGCCTTGGGCTCCGATTTCCCGGTCGAGGATATCAACCCGCTCTATGGCTTTCACGCCGCCGTGGCGCGCCAGGATGCGAAGAACTTCCCGGCCGGCGGCTTCCAGATGGAAAACGCCCTCACCCGCCAGCAGGCCCTGCGCGGTATGACCACCTGGGCCGCCCACGCCGCCTTCGAAGAGAAGCGCAAAGGCCAGATAAAACCCGGAATGCTGGCCGATTTCGTGGTGCTGGACGCCGATTTATTGACCGCGCCCAACGAAAAGTTGCACGACCTGAAAGTGCAGCAGACGTGGATTGGTGGTAAGCGGGTGTTCAACGCAATACCCTAA
- a CDS encoding desaturase, with translation MATQGVQGILICLITLLFFVLERKFPGRELPEAKNWYLRAVAVNAAQVLLIGLGGLTWNTYFRQYSLLHVGHWHTPLTEGLAYWFGGTFVFYWWHRLRHANGFWLVFHQLHHSPARIELLTSFYKHPVEIFADSLLTSFCLFFVLGGTAEAAAWTSLFGTTGEYFYHSNIATPRWLGYFLQRPEHHCIHHQLGVHRYNYGDITWWDRLFGTFKEADDFAPACGFPRHNERRVWEMLTFRDVYDKL, from the coding sequence CTGGCCACGCAGGGCGTTCAGGGAATATTAATTTGCCTGATTACGCTGCTGTTCTTTGTTTTAGAGCGGAAATTTCCTGGCCGGGAATTGCCCGAAGCCAAAAACTGGTACCTGCGGGCGGTGGCCGTGAATGCCGCCCAGGTACTGCTGATTGGCCTGGGTGGCCTCACCTGGAACACGTATTTTCGACAGTATTCCCTGCTGCATGTCGGCCACTGGCACACGCCGCTGACGGAGGGGCTAGCTTACTGGTTTGGCGGCACCTTCGTATTTTACTGGTGGCACCGGCTGCGGCACGCCAACGGCTTCTGGCTGGTGTTTCATCAGCTGCACCACAGCCCCGCCCGCATCGAGCTGCTCACCTCCTTCTACAAGCACCCGGTGGAGATATTCGCCGATTCGCTCCTCACCAGCTTCTGCCTGTTCTTCGTGTTGGGCGGCACGGCCGAAGCCGCCGCTTGGACTTCGCTTTTTGGCACCACCGGCGAGTATTTCTACCACTCCAACATCGCTACCCCCAGGTGGCTGGGCTACTTCCTTCAGCGGCCCGAGCACCACTGCATTCATCATCAGCTCGGCGTGCACCGCTACAACTACGGCGACATTACCTGGTGGGACCGGCTGTTTGGCACGTTTAAGGAAGCCGACGACTTTGCGCCCGCCTGCGGGTTTCCGCGCCACAACGAGCGCCGGGTTTGGGAAATGCTCACGTTCCGCGACGTGTACGATAAGCTATAA
- a CDS encoding MFS transporter permease, whose amino-acid sequence MTPTLPTVEKDNKRITNGWTFYDWANSVYPLVITSSIFPIYWGSITKEINPTDVVDFLGFQVPGSSLLTYAISASFLIIALVSPFLTSLADYSGRKKLFMQIFCYLGAASCAGLAYFTKDTLTLSTFIFIAATVGFSGSIVFYNSYLPEISSEAKFDSLSAKGFSMGYVGSVLLLVICLGIIMGPHIAGGPEGVALFGMSTGAATRLSFLLTGVWWVGFAQIPFFTLPPDTGRPADAPASQDGWLLNGFRELGKVWDQLKQLPNLKRFLLAYFTYNMGVQTVMYVATIFGDKVLQLDSTSLIVTILLLQIVGILGAWLFAKLSERIGNTRALSWAVFIWMLICIAGYFVQKGWSFFALAAVIGLTMGAVQSLSRSTYSKIIPENTPNSAAFFSFFDVVEKLGIVIGTLSFGLIGQLTGSMRNSILSLIVFFILGLGFLLTLRGKKLRDDPAEDSFLPPPPASASVEMGRR is encoded by the coding sequence ATGACCCCTACCCTCCCCACCGTCGAAAAAGACAACAAGCGCATCACCAATGGCTGGACCTTCTACGACTGGGCCAACTCGGTGTACCCGCTCGTCATCACCAGCTCGATTTTCCCCATCTACTGGGGCAGCATCACCAAAGAAATCAACCCTACGGATGTGGTCGATTTCCTGGGTTTTCAGGTGCCGGGCTCGTCGCTGCTCACCTACGCCATCTCGGCCTCGTTTCTGATTATCGCGCTGGTGAGCCCGTTTCTTACTTCGCTGGCCGACTATTCGGGGCGTAAGAAGCTATTTATGCAAATTTTCTGCTACCTCGGGGCGGCGAGCTGCGCGGGGCTGGCTTATTTCACCAAGGACACGCTGACGCTGAGCACGTTTATTTTCATCGCAGCCACGGTAGGCTTCAGCGGCAGCATCGTTTTTTATAATTCCTACCTGCCCGAAATTAGCTCCGAAGCGAAGTTTGACTCGCTTTCGGCCAAAGGCTTTTCGATGGGCTACGTCGGCTCGGTGCTGCTGCTGGTTATTTGCCTGGGCATTATTATGGGGCCGCACATCGCGGGCGGGCCGGAGGGCGTGGCGCTGTTTGGCATGAGCACCGGGGCGGCCACGCGGCTCAGCTTCTTGCTCACCGGCGTGTGGTGGGTGGGCTTCGCCCAGATTCCGTTTTTCACCCTGCCCCCCGATACCGGCCGCCCCGCCGACGCCCCCGCCAGCCAGGATGGCTGGCTGCTCAACGGCTTCCGCGAGCTGGGCAAGGTCTGGGACCAGCTCAAGCAGCTGCCCAATCTCAAGCGTTTCCTACTGGCCTACTTCACCTACAACATGGGCGTGCAAACGGTGATGTACGTGGCTACTATCTTCGGCGACAAGGTGTTGCAGCTCGATAGCACGTCGCTCATCGTGACCATTCTGCTGCTCCAAATCGTGGGTATTCTCGGGGCCTGGCTGTTTGCCAAGCTCTCCGAGCGCATCGGCAACACGCGGGCGCTCAGCTGGGCGGTGTTCATCTGGATGCTCATTTGTATTGCTGGCTACTTCGTGCAGAAGGGCTGGAGTTTCTTCGCGCTGGCCGCCGTCATTGGCCTCACAATGGGCGCGGTGCAAAGCCTTTCGCGCAGCACCTACTCCAAGATTATCCCCGAAAACACGCCCAACTCGGCCGCGTTTTTCAGCTTCTTCGACGTGGTGGAGAAGCTGGGCATCGTTATCGGCACGCTCTCGTTTGGCCTCATCGGGCAGCTCACGGGCTCCATGCGCAATAGCATTCTCTCGCTCATCGTATTCTTCATCCTGGGGCTGGGCTTCCTGCTGACCCTGCGCGGCAAGAAGCTGCGCGATGACCCCGCCGAGGACAGTTTCCTACCCCCCCCGCCCGCCTCGGCCTCGGTTGAGATGGGCCGCCGCTAA
- a CDS encoding AMP nucleosidase (Catalyzes the hydrolysis of AMP to form adenine and ribose 5-phosphate using water as the nucleophile), whose product MKTKEDIVNNWLPRYTGVALNEFGQYILLTNFSNYVTMFAEQFGVKVHGLDKPMQSATANGITIINFGMGSPMAATVMDLLSAIKPKAALFLGKCGGLKKTKLGDLVLPIAAIRGDGTSDDYLPKEIPALPSFRLQRAVSSMIKKHELDYYTGTVYTTNRRVWEHDEEFKDYLKRVRALAVDMETATIFVCGFMNDIPHGALLLVSDNPMTPEGVKTAESDSKVTADYVKQHLAIGIDSLLELKNSGESVKHMRFE is encoded by the coding sequence ATGAAGACCAAAGAAGACATCGTAAACAACTGGCTGCCGCGCTACACAGGCGTGGCCCTCAACGAGTTTGGGCAATACATTCTGCTCACCAACTTCAGCAACTACGTGACCATGTTTGCCGAGCAGTTTGGGGTGAAAGTGCATGGCCTCGACAAGCCGATGCAGTCGGCCACGGCCAACGGCATCACCATTATCAACTTCGGCATGGGCTCGCCAATGGCGGCTACAGTCATGGATTTGCTCTCGGCCATCAAGCCTAAAGCGGCGCTGTTTTTGGGCAAATGCGGCGGCTTGAAGAAGACCAAGCTCGGCGACCTGGTGCTGCCCATCGCGGCCATTCGCGGCGATGGTACTTCCGACGATTACCTGCCCAAGGAGATTCCGGCTCTACCCTCCTTCCGCCTGCAACGCGCTGTTTCTTCGATGATTAAGAAGCACGAGCTCGACTACTACACCGGCACCGTGTACACCACCAACCGCCGCGTGTGGGAGCACGACGAGGAGTTTAAGGATTACCTCAAGCGCGTGCGCGCTTTGGCCGTGGACATGGAAACGGCCACTATTTTCGTGTGCGGCTTCATGAATGACATTCCGCACGGCGCGCTGCTGCTGGTGAGCGACAACCCAATGACGCCCGAAGGCGTGAAAACGGCCGAATCGGACTCAAAAGTGACTGCTGACTATGTGAAGCAGCACCTGGCCATTGGCATCGATTCGCTGCTGGAATTGAAGAATTCGGGCGAGTCGGTGAAGCACATGCGCTTCGAATAA